CTacttagtattaaaaaaaaaagatttaaatattttataaaaaatactatttacttttatatacttactataataactagaatttttagatttaatataagaatagtaaagatagatataatatttataaaaaaatattatttaaaaccCCTCGTCTTTAATTCGCTAATAAAGCTtagatttatagatagaattaaaaaatatagtcaaaatatagataaaaaaaaagttaagAATAGATATCTTTTATCTAGATAAGACTATAACTTTATACTTTCAAGAACAAaagtctaaaaaaaaaaaaataatattataaattcttatctaatatatcttattaaaaataaatatataagataaaataataatagaataataatagccaacttctagataaaaaatatccaataaattatttatttaataattatttagaaagaactatagatactaatattaactactataataaaagttatatatattataataataatataattaaatatattaataatataataagcttatagtattaataagatatattatattattaatataaaaaattatagtaataatataataaataaaaatatataaaaatatttatttatatacttagtttaattttttataattaatatatattattactatagaattactattaatagtaaaattagttttaatttatttatatttttttaactattaaatatatatatttaatagacttAACTCTTTAAACTTaagtctagtaataataatagttttatattaattatatttttataataatagtaatctagtaataatagtagttttatattaactatatttttataataatagtagtctagtattaatagtagtctaatattaataaaaattttataataatctcTATCTTCTCTAaactataatctaataataatagagattaaagaataactttagattagtaactcttaaaatatagtctattaactagtcttagacttaataataaaaccCTGGGcgtaataatatattataccagtattctatagaaattttaGTATCTTTTAactaatctaaatatttataaaattaattaaattatttatttttaatttagattaagTAAGTAACTTAATTACctttctattaaatatcctattaaaaaatatactttttaaaactcagatattactatattctaAGATTAGATTCTGCCAGTGAAATGAATCGATTATATAAGCCCTAAACCTAATTAGATTAGGTGCCCTGTCTACCTAGGCACTGCCCTGTGGAAGGATAAAGcccctatatatatatttaaaataatcttaatatttaaaaattaataattaataattatatgATATTtgaatattataatataattaattttatcaattttaattttaaaaatctattttattataataaaaactaaagctttaattaatattaatttaaaaattgtCTAAGAAATTAAGGCATGGAAAACATGTTGGGTGTGCAGCCTGCTTACATGTGCAGCTCGCTTACTGGTTATGTTCCAGTGGCCACTCACTTACCAATTATGTTATAACCCTGGAACCAGTGTAGGGTGCGGTTAGATCCTCTTACAATGATATAGTTATGGACTCTTTTTAATATTGAATATCAAGTCCTTTAGCTGGGTCATTTAAGCCTCACCCTCCCAAGACAGAATTTCACCATACCCACATGTTCATCAATGACagtttagtaatatatagGTCCTGCAACTATTCGAATCGTTTTCAACCTCAGTGGCATCCTTATATCCGTCTCTTAGTTTACTACAAGCTTCCCAAGTTGTTCTAAGCTCACCAGCCTAAGTATATAGCTGAACTTTAATAGGTACTAGAAGTGGAATTTATTTAAGGTGTCTATGTTGCAAGTAACCACCTAAAAACATAAAGCTCGATGAGCAAGTCATAGATACTGGCAGTGACTAGGTGAACATGCCCCGACAAAGACGATGTTGAATGACAGTCCTGTTGGAGTGAGACAACTTTCCTGTAAGGGGTACACATAGATAAAGTAGCGCCCACACTATCGAACTACAGCATTTGACACCTAGATCAGGTGAAAGATGCAACAACTGAGCCAGTTCTATTTTGTTTGCATTCACGTAACGAAATCAATTCATAGTCTTTTTGCATTACCGACACCGCCTACCTTATACATGAACGACCTTCGTTGTCGTTGATCGGAGACAAAAGTTGGAATATtccccctcctccttttATCTTCGATCGAGAGGCAGCGACAGTTTTGATTCTAGAGAGGATTCTGCATTTACTTCCACAGTGAGCAACGGAAGGTCTAGACGCTCTCAAGAACCTGCTCCTTGAATTCCCTCTCAACCTTGTGACCCTTGTCATCGGTGGTAGATTCGCCATGTAGGTTCAGCAAAGCGCCCAAATCAAACTTAGGGGCCTTAAGAAGCTTGACCTTGCGGATATGGACCTAGGAGCATCTTAGTTTCCGATTCAAACCGGAGGATAGGAGACACAACTAACATTCTGAAGAGGATAGATTCCTTGCGTCGCCTTCTCAATCTCGCGGCCGATAACCTCAGGGATAAGCTTCGTGGTGAGTTGGGAGAGGGTGCAACTGGCGGCCTCCCGTTGCATGATCTcggtcatcttcttccgaaTGGCACGGATTTGAGAGGAGCGGGCGTATGTGGTCTTCTTGATCTGGTTGGGACGCCTCTTGGTGAAAGCGATGGCAAACAGACGAAGGAGGTAGTCGTCGGTCGTCTTCACGGTGACGTTGGCTTCGATGAGCGACTGCCACTTGCGGACCAGGGATCGCAGTTTATCAGTAGTGAAGTCGAGGCCGTGGAAGTTGGTCAAACAGTTCTTTCCTTGGATCTCGTCCACACGAAGCTTGACCTTACGGAAAGCGTGGTCTTCGTCGTTCTGCAAGTCGGCAAGGGAAACCTCGAAAATCCGGCCCTTGAGCGAGTCATTCGCATTCTTGAGACCACTGGTGCGGTTCACCAAAGTCTTTCCCACACTTTTGTGCTTCTTGTCAGCCGTTCGCCCATACACATGTTTCGGTTCTTCTCTCAAAGAAGGGCTTGcaatttatatagaagaaaCCTACTCTCTGATCTGGAAAGTGGACGGTGCCTGAACACTGTTAGCAACATTCGCGCAACTAGATTAATTGTGAATACCTTCACAGAGTACTCATCCTTCCTAGAGAAAGGATCAACGGTCCTCTTCTTGATacccttcttgcccttcgaCAAGCGCTTGTTCCTGGAAGACATTAGCAACCAAGATCGCTGTCCCGCATTGTGATGTCAGCATGAGATTTGGCATACTTTCCAACAGCCATAGCTGCGACTCAGGTCTATCTTGCAGTGGTCGAAGACAGACAAATATATCACACCACGCGGTCTGGTGGAGGGAGTCGATGGGATTGACGCTGCTGGGTCGGCGGAATGAGAGTTGAAATCGAAAACCCACAGAAAAGTCGGCTAAGCGAGAGCGTCGGCCCTATCCcagattatataatattaccCCCCCACAAATTCACCATCCAGACACTATGATTGGACATTTTGTTACACGAGTCACGTGAACATACGTCTATGTATCTTAAATCCTGATCATAATAAGTATGCAAGGTTATAATATCCTCTATACATGGTTTTCGCGTTTTCCTATCTT
This Aspergillus flavus chromosome 1, complete sequence DNA region includes the following protein-coding sequences:
- a CDS encoding 40S ribosomal protein S3Ae (40S ribosomal protein S1); protein product: MAVGKNKRLSKGKKGIKKRTVDPFSRKDEYSVKAPSTFQIRDVGKTLVNRTSGLKNANDSLKGRIFEVSLADLQNDEDHAFRKVKLRVDEIQGKNCLTNFHGLDFTTDKLRSLVRKWQSLIEANVTVKTTDDYLLRLFAIAFTKRRPNQIKKTTYARSSQIRAIRKKMTEIMQREAASCTLSQLTTKLIPEVIGREIEKATQGIYPLQNVHIRKVKLLKAPKFDLGALLNLHGESTTDDKGHKVEREFKEQVLESV